The DNA segment CTGGGAGGTTTATGCCGTTGAACATGGTGTTTTTGACCATGGTGTAATGGGCCATGTCGTGGAAGATGAGCTTGTCGCCCGGTTTTAAGGGGGCATCGAAGGAGTAGTCGCCGATGACATCGCCAGCGAGGCAGGTCGGGCCGGCGAGGCGGTATGTGTGGGGTTTCTTGCCGGGTTCATCCGCGCCGCTGATCTGGGGTCGGTAAGGCATTTCGAGGACGTCGGGCATGTGGGCCGCGGCGGAGGTATCGAGTATGGCGATGTCGCAGGCATTATGAACTATGTCGAGGACGGTGGCGATGAGAAATCCGGTGTTTAGTGCGATTGCTTCACCGGGTTCGAGGTAGACCTGCACGTCGTACTTGCTTTGGAAATCGCTAATGAGTTTACAGAGCAGGTCGATGTCGTAGTCCGGGCGGGTGATGTGGTGACCGCCGCCGAAATTGATCCATTGCATCTGCGGTATGAATTCGCCGAACTGCTTTTCAACGGCTGCGAGGGTTCGCTGGAGCGAGTCTGCATTGAGTTCGCACAGGGTATGGAAATGCAGACCCGTGATGCCGTCGAGCATGTCGGCTGGGAACAGATCGCGGGTGATGCCGAGTCGCGAGCCGGGTGAGCAGGGATCGTAGATGGCGGTTTTGACTTCGGAGTGCATGGGGTTAATGCGGAGGCCGCACTTGAGGGCCCTGCTGCCGGCTGCTATGCGGGGTTTGAATTTTTGCCACTGGTTCGCAGAGTTGAAAATAATATGATCGCTGTTTGCGATTAGCTGGTCGAACTCGTCGTCGCGATATGCAGGGGCGGTGAGGTGGACCTCTTTGCCGAATTCTTCGCGACCGAGTCGTGCTTCGTGCAGGGAGCTGGCTGCGGTGCCGGCGAGATATTCGCAGACTATGTCGAAGACGCTCCACATAGCGAAGCCCTTAAGGGCGAGCAGTATCCTGCAGCCGGTGCGATTCTGGACGTCTGCGAGGGTCTCACAGTTTTTGCGCAGCAGGCCGCGGTCGACGAGATAGCATGGAGTCGTTATCTTGCTCAGGTCGTAATTCAACTCAAGCTCCTTTGACGGATACGTTAGCTGTCCAGCGTTTTGCCTTCGATGACCTTCCAGGGGAGGCCGTGCTTGTTGAGCATGTCCATGAAGGGATCGGGATCGAACTGCTCCATGTTATAAACACCGGGCTTGTGCCACTGGTCCGTCAGGATCATGGCTGCGCCGATCATGGCGGGAACACCGGTGGTGTATGAGACGGCCTGTGCCTTGACCTCTTCGTAGCATTTGGCGTGGTCGCAGGTGTTGTAGATCATGATGCGTTTTGTTTCACCGTTCTTGACGCCTTCCATGATGCAGCCGATGCAGGTTTTGCCCTTGTAATTGACACCGAGTGAACCGGGGTCGGGCAGGACGGCCTTTAGGAACTGCAGCGGGACGATCTGCTTGCCTTCGAACTCGACGGGCTCGATGCTGGTCATACCGACGTTCTGCAGGACCTGCAGATGATTTATGTATGCTTCCCCGAATGTCATCCAGAAGCGTATGCGTTTGAGGCCGTTGATATGCTTGACGAGGGACTCTTCCTCTTCATGGTAGAGGAGATAGGCCTTGCGGGGGCCGATCTCCGGGAAATCGATATCTTTGGAGACGGACATTGGTTCGATCTCTTTCCAGTCGCCCTGCTCCCAGTATTTGCCCTTTTGGGTGATCTCTCGGATGTTTATCTCGGGGTTGAAGTTGGTTGCGAACGGGTGGCCGTGCTCGCCTGCGTTGCAATCAACGATGTCTACGAAGTGGATCTCATCGAAGTAGTGCTTTTGTGCATAGGCGCAGAAGACGTTTGTGACGCCGGGATCGAAACCTGACCCTAGCAGGGCCATGATGCCGCTGTCGCGGAACTTGTCATCATAGGCCCATTGCCATTTATATTCGAATTTTGCTTCATCCGGAGGCTCGTAGTTTGCGGTGTCGAGGTAATCAACGCCGGCTTCGAGACATGCATCCATGATCGGAAGGTCCTGATACGGCAGAGCGACGTTAATGACGAGATCCGGACGGAACCTGGTTATCAGTGCCAGGGTCTGCTTGGGATCGTCTGCGTCAAGCTGTGCGGTTTCGATCGGCCTGTCGAGCATTGCAGCTATTTCGTCGCATTTGGATTTTGTTCTGCTGGCCAGGCATATGTCTGTAAATATTTCGGGAAGCTGGGCGCATTTCTGGACCACGACATTGCCGACTCCGCCGGCTCCGATTATAAGTACTCTACTCAATTGGGACCTCCAGACAAGTTTTCGAGGTTAACTGATCAGGCGGGAGCTACCGTAAGAAACCCGCCAATCACAGGATGCGCAGAGTATAGGATGCGAGCAACAAAAATCCAGCAAAATCGGGAGATGTGACGGTATTTTTTTGTCCAAAGTACGCGACGTGCCTAAATATGCACGTAGGCTGGAGATATCCTATTTTTATGCGGCAGAACGGCGGTCCTAGGGGGCGATGTCCGGGGAAACTTTTACGCCTGAGACGATATCGCCAAAGCCGTGGTGTGTACCGTTCGCATCTACGACTTTGACGGATACCAAGCGTTTTTGTGCTGCCCAATCGCCCTGCTGATCTGTGCACTGGACGATGACTTCACTGCCCTGCCTGTGGGCGGCAAATATCGAAAGGCAGAATTGGCCCTTCTGATAACCGTAACCATCGCCGGCGTCTTCGTAGAGCATGCCGGAGGCTTTGCCCTGTTGGTCGAGGACTACGATAAGTGAGAGCGGCAGGCTTCGGTTTATCTGTTCGGTCGTCTGAACGACTGGGCCGAGGGGGATGATCGAGCCGGGGCGGACCTTGAGGTCGCACTGGTACGGGTCGGTGCTGCTGTCCTCACCTACTAGTGAAATGGTTTGCCAGGCTACTTTGGGCATTGGGCCTGGAGCGGACCATTTGGGTACGACCATCAGGTCCGGACCGATCAGAAACGCGTGGTCCTGATTGCGGAGTGACAAATCTGAGGGATCGGCGAAGAAGAGCGGCTGCATAACCGGGGAGCCGGTCTTGTGAGCTTTGCGGAAGGCTGTGTAGATATAGGGCATGAGTCGGTAGCGTCGCTGCAGGGCCGTGCGGGCCGCCTTTTCAGTTTCAGGGCCGAAGGACCAGGGTTCCTGATCTGCGGTATCCTTGGCTGAATGGGCACGGCTGAAGGGATAGAATGCCCCTGCAGATATCCAATGAGCCCAGAGCTCGGGAGTTGCATCACCGACAAAGCCGCCGATGTCGGGGCCGTTGAATGGCTGGCCGGAGAGGCTGAGGTTGAGGGACATTGGGATGGACAATTCCATGTGTTTGCGGGTTGCGTTATTGTCGCCTGTCCAGGTCGCTGCGTAGCGGTGTCCGCCGAGGAAGTTGGCCCGGGAGAGAACGAACGGCCGTTTGTCTGGGCGAGCATCTTTGATGCCCCGGCGGGATGCTTTGACCATCAGCATGCCGTAGACGTTGTGGTACCGGATATGCAGGCCAGGGGCGAGCTCGCCGCCACCGCGATGCTGATTATCCAGGGGCATGGTTCCGTTTGTCTTGTCGTTGAAGACGGCGGGTTCGTTCATGTCGTTCCAGACGCCGTCTATGCCGTGCGCGAGGAAGGGCTTGTAGAGGTCGGCCCACCAGTCGCGAACGGCTGGGGAGGTGAAGTCAGGGAAGACACAGTCACCGGGCCAGACAGGACCGATGTACGTATCACCGACTGCGGTTTTGACCCAGACGTCGGCTTCGGTGCCGCTGTCGTAAATGGAGTAGCCGGGGTCGTGCTTCACTCCGGGGTCGATCATCCAGACGCTTTTGAAGCCCTGGTTGTGGATATATTCGTTAGTTGCGGCGGGATCAGGGAAGTGGTTGGGGTCGAAGGTGAAGACGCGAAAACCGTCCATGTAATCGATATCGAACCATATCACGTCGCAGGGGATCTGTTTGGCGCGGAAGGTGTCGGCCACCTCGCGGACACGTGCGTCGGGAAAGTATGAGTAGCGGCACTGCTGGTAGCCGAGAGCCCAGCGGGGAGGCATGGGCATGGTGCCCGTGAGGTCTGCGAGTTTGTGCATGAGCTGCTGGGGTGAGTCTGCTTCGATCACGATTACCGGGAAGTCGGGTGCGACGGCGGTTGTCGTGAAGAGGATGCCTGCGCGGAGGTCTAGCTGTGACTTCCAGGTGCAGTCGAATACTATGCCGAATGCTGAACCGTCAGGGCGGACACCGAAGACCCACGGGTGAGACTGGTAGAGCTGGTCAGGCTCACCGTAGCCGTAATTGTCTTTGTTAAAAAGCGTGATCTTCTTGCCATTACGCATGAGCGAGCCGGTGACTTCGCCTGTGCCGTAGAGATCGACTTCGGCAGGTATAGAAACATAGACGTATTGCTTGTCGTCAAGCGTGCCAAAGTTTGGCTCGAGCTTCCAGCCTGACGGGACCGGGCCCTGGGGCGGCCGTTTTTTGTTGAGTGCAAAGGAATAGTAACCCACAGGCTTGTCCGGCCAGAAACGGGCAACGCTGGTGCCGATGCGGTTGGCGGTTTGGGGAGCGGCCATTTGCTGGGTGAGCTTCGAGATGTATTCGCCCGGGTTGTTATCTGCGAGAGTAACAGAAGTCCAGTCGGTTCCGATGCGAATTTCGTCGAACTCACAGACACTGTTTTCGTTGCCGGAGCGTAGACGGAGTTCATCGAAGGCAAGCTCTGTTTCGTATTCGGTCCAGATGTGTGAGGGCTGGCGGGATTCGCTGCGTCGGCAGAAGGGGTCGAGACCAACCTTGATCCGCTCGGGGCCGTCAGGATTTGCGGTTATTCGCAGAACGATCTGGTGAACCTGCTTGTCGACCGGAATCGGAATTTCGCCGATAGGAATGCCCTGGCCGTCGGAGGTCCAGAAGCTGTAGTTCTGTGAGACGTAGTCGTTGCCCAGGCCGAAGACTTCGCTGCCGTTATTGTAAAGAACGAGTCCCGAGAATTTATCCTTTGTACTGTCTGAAAGCACACGATAGCAGAAGCTTATGTACAGATCATCAGGCTGCGGATCAGACGGGATGGCCTTGTCCAGCTTGTAGGTGACGCCATGAGTACGATCCTGGATGCGGATCCGGTCGCCTGTTTCCCGGTGGAATTTAGCGTTGAGACTGCCTGGCAGGATGCTGATATTCTCTGCGTCATGGTAAGCGGCTGGATCCGAAAAGCTCTCGGTGAACAGGATGTCCGCAGGGGCTGAGGCCGGGAGAAGCAGAACGAATAGAATAAGGGCAGTGGTAATTATTCTAGATTTATTAAGCAGCATCGCAACACCTGTCTAAAGCTTAAGGCCACCTCTAAAAATCAAGATTAGCGGCTCACGTATTAAATTAACAATATTTTGAGTTAAAATTGAACTCACTGTTGCACAATTACGATTATTTGTCTCAATATGACGGCATTCAGTACTGGCGTCAAGCGGCACCGACTGGCTTTGCGGCCGTAGTGCCGCACCGTTGGCGGCTAAAGTCGAGCCAGCAGGCAGTATCTGTCTATATTATACGCAAGGTTTCGCATACAAATTTTCGTCTTGGCCCTGGCTATTCCTATAGTTCGAATGATCAAGTTGCCCGCCCGCATCTTCTGTATGCCGAAGACATGCTCAACTCGGCTGCGAGTTTTCGAACGTTTATAATTAGCTTCTATCTGACGCTGAGTCAGTTTTTTATAACGACAGCCTTTTCGTTGAATATGGCCGCGGTAGCCTTCTTCTTTAATGTTATCCCGTTTTTCCGTCGAGCCGTAGGCAGAATCGGCCCATACATCCTTGCTGCTGTTGTTTGCATCAAGCAAGTCTTCAAAGACATTGCTGTCATGAACAGAGGCAGGCGTTACTTCACAGCTGCGAATAAACTTGTGCTTAACATCAATATCAATATGGTTCTTATAGCCATAGTAGTTTACGCCGTTCTTCTGCACCCAGCGTGCATCGGTGTCTTTCTGGCGTTTCTTGGTATCGCTCCAGTTTTCGGGAACCTCGCCGTTCTTGATGGATTTATTCTCATCTCTGGTGTTACGCTGCTTTGGAACCGCTACAATACTGGCATCCACGATCTGGCCTTTTTTGGCAGAAAAGCCGTTTTTACGCAGAAACTCGTCGAACTGAGTAAAAAGGTTTTCGACAAGGCCGGCTTCGGTGAGCTGTTCTCTGAAAAGCCATATGGTCTTTGCATCAGGCACTCTGTCGCCAATACCCAGACCGAGAAAACGCATGAAGGAAATACGATCCCTTATCTGAAATTCGAGCTGATCGTCGGATATATTGTACAGGGAATCAAGTATCAATATCTTGAACATGAGTATAACATCAAAGGGTTTTCTGCCTGCGTTGGACTTTCGTTTTTTATCTCTGACAATCTCAAGGGTTTTGCGAAATTGCTCCCAGTCGACTATTTCATTAAGCTTGACAAGTGGGTCGCCGCTGTTGTCGAGTTGTTCAAAACGAGTCTGCCAGTCGAAAAGTCCTACTTGCATCATGATCAATCCTTTGATTATGAGTCGAATAACCGTAATGTAATTGTCAATGAGCTAATTATAACAAAAGGGCAATAAATTGCACGAATCTAACTGATTTTTAGAGGAACCCTTAAGGGGTATTAACTGGATATTGGAAATGTTGACGTAGTTGTATGGTTCAGTGCCGTTGCCGGCTGATCGGTATGGTTCATAGTGGTCGAAGCAGCTCATGTTGCGGGCAAGGTCGTCTTCGCTTATGCGGACGGTGTACCTGGTGCCCTGCTTCAGGTCCGCTTTGAATGAAGAGGAATTCAGATACCGTGTCCAGTCTGCGGTGTGAGGCATGACGAGGTAGTCCGAAGCGATGGGACTGGAGCTGCCTTCCTTGAATATCTCCAGCTTCTTAACTGAGCATGTGACGCCGGTGTTGATTGGGCCTGCGCCATTGGAATATTCTGCGCGGATCATGTAGGTGCCGGTGGCGGGGATCGTAAATTGCGGAACCGTAAGGGTATGTTCGGGCTTGCCCCAGTTTTCGAAGTGGTGGTCGTTGACGAGATTGCCGCCTGTGTTTTGCATTTGTGCAGCCTTCATGGTTATGACACCGTCGGCTGATGTGTAAAACCTTGACGGGGTCAGGTGCGAATGATTGCCCGAATCGGGGTAGACGGACTCGACTGCGTAGACGTATTTTTTTTCTTGCCAGTCAGCAGAATCAGGGTCGATCCATGTGGTTTGAGTTAGATTGGAGACAAAAACTTCTCCGTTACGGTAGACGTTGAAGCGGACGTTCGTTTCGCCGTTCGGGTCGAAATGGAGCTTCAGCTTACCGTTTTGGAGAGTGATGCCGCCCTGCCCGATTGATTTCCACTTGGGTTGTTTGGGGCCGAAGATTTTTCGACGACCGAGATCCTGGAGTAGATTAATACTGCCGGGATCGCTGTCGGTGGGTGCGGAAAGCCATATTTGCCAGTGGCTACTGCGATCGAGAGTGTCTGCGGGGACAAATTCGTCTGTGATCGAGCGGTCGTTGAGAGTGAGCTT comes from the Anaerohalosphaera lusitana genome and includes:
- the nspC gene encoding carboxynorspermidine decarboxylase, coding for MNYDLSKITTPCYLVDRGLLRKNCETLADVQNRTGCRILLALKGFAMWSVFDIVCEYLAGTAASSLHEARLGREEFGKEVHLTAPAYRDDEFDQLIANSDHIIFNSANQWQKFKPRIAAGSRALKCGLRINPMHSEVKTAIYDPCSPGSRLGITRDLFPADMLDGITGLHFHTLCELNADSLQRTLAAVEKQFGEFIPQMQWINFGGGHHITRPDYDIDLLCKLISDFQSKYDVQVYLEPGEAIALNTGFLIATVLDIVHNACDIAILDTSAAAHMPDVLEMPYRPQISGADEPGKKPHTYRLAGPTCLAGDVIGDYSFDAPLKPGDKLIFHDMAHYTMVKNTMFNGINLPDIVTYEPDTDDYKLQRRFTYQDFKTRLS
- a CDS encoding saccharopine dehydrogenase family protein yields the protein MSRVLIIGAGGVGNVVVQKCAQLPEIFTDICLASRTKSKCDEIAAMLDRPIETAQLDADDPKQTLALITRFRPDLVINVALPYQDLPIMDACLEAGVDYLDTANYEPPDEAKFEYKWQWAYDDKFRDSGIMALLGSGFDPGVTNVFCAYAQKHYFDEIHFVDIVDCNAGEHGHPFATNFNPEINIREITQKGKYWEQGDWKEIEPMSVSKDIDFPEIGPRKAYLLYHEEEESLVKHINGLKRIRFWMTFGEAYINHLQVLQNVGMTSIEPVEFEGKQIVPLQFLKAVLPDPGSLGVNYKGKTCIGCIMEGVKNGETKRIMIYNTCDHAKCYEEVKAQAVSYTTGVPAMIGAAMILTDQWHKPGVYNMEQFDPDPFMDMLNKHGLPWKVIEGKTLDS
- a CDS encoding TIM-barrel domain-containing protein → MLLNKSRIITTALILFVLLLPASAPADILFTESFSDPAAYHDAENISILPGSLNAKFHRETGDRIRIQDRTHGVTYKLDKAIPSDPQPDDLYISFCYRVLSDSTKDKFSGLVLYNNGSEVFGLGNDYVSQNYSFWTSDGQGIPIGEIPIPVDKQVHQIVLRITANPDGPERIKVGLDPFCRRSESRQPSHIWTEYETELAFDELRLRSGNENSVCEFDEIRIGTDWTSVTLADNNPGEYISKLTQQMAAPQTANRIGTSVARFWPDKPVGYYSFALNKKRPPQGPVPSGWKLEPNFGTLDDKQYVYVSIPAEVDLYGTGEVTGSLMRNGKKITLFNKDNYGYGEPDQLYQSHPWVFGVRPDGSAFGIVFDCTWKSQLDLRAGILFTTTAVAPDFPVIVIEADSPQQLMHKLADLTGTMPMPPRWALGYQQCRYSYFPDARVREVADTFRAKQIPCDVIWFDIDYMDGFRVFTFDPNHFPDPAATNEYIHNQGFKSVWMIDPGVKHDPGYSIYDSGTEADVWVKTAVGDTYIGPVWPGDCVFPDFTSPAVRDWWADLYKPFLAHGIDGVWNDMNEPAVFNDKTNGTMPLDNQHRGGGELAPGLHIRYHNVYGMLMVKASRRGIKDARPDKRPFVLSRANFLGGHRYAATWTGDNNATRKHMELSIPMSLNLSLSGQPFNGPDIGGFVGDATPELWAHWISAGAFYPFSRAHSAKDTADQEPWSFGPETEKAARTALQRRYRLMPYIYTAFRKAHKTGSPVMQPLFFADPSDLSLRNQDHAFLIGPDLMVVPKWSAPGPMPKVAWQTISLVGEDSSTDPYQCDLKVRPGSIIPLGPVVQTTEQINRSLPLSLIVVLDQQGKASGMLYEDAGDGYGYQKGQFCLSIFAAHRQGSEVIVQCTDQQGDWAAQKRLVSVKVVDANGTHHGFGDIVSGVKVSPDIAP
- a CDS encoding IS5 family transposase, encoding MMQVGLFDWQTRFEQLDNSGDPLVKLNEIVDWEQFRKTLEIVRDKKRKSNAGRKPFDVILMFKILILDSLYNISDDQLEFQIRDRISFMRFLGLGIGDRVPDAKTIWLFREQLTEAGLVENLFTQFDEFLRKNGFSAKKGQIVDASIVAVPKQRNTRDENKSIKNGEVPENWSDTKKRQKDTDARWVQKNGVNYYGYKNHIDIDVKHKFIRSCEVTPASVHDSNVFEDLLDANNSSKDVWADSAYGSTEKRDNIKEEGYRGHIQRKGCRYKKLTQRQIEANYKRSKTRSRVEHVFGIQKMRAGNLIIRTIGIARAKTKICMRNLAYNIDRYCLLARL